From the Ammospiza caudacuta isolate bAmmCau1 chromosome 24, bAmmCau1.pri, whole genome shotgun sequence genome, one window contains:
- the PPARD gene encoding peroxisome proliferator-activated receptor delta isoform X1 → MEQLQEEVPEVKEEEEEEAVMVASGASDPTGGPDSSLPSSSCTDLSQSSSPSLSDQLQMGCEEAALGALNVECRVCGDKASGFHYGVHACEGCKGFFRRTIRMKLEYEKCERSCKIQKKNRNKCQYCRFQKCLSLGMSHNAIRFGRMPEAEKRKLVAGLTASEIGCQNPQVADLKAFSKHIYNAYLKNFNMTKKKARGILTGKASSTPPFVIHDMDTLWQAEKGLVWKQLVNGIPPYKEIGVHVFYRCQCTTVETVRELTEFAKSIPSFVGLYLNDQVTLLKYGVHEAIFAMLASIMNKDGLLVANGNGFVTREFLRSLRKPFNEIMEPKFEFAVKFNALELDDSDLSLFVAAIILCGDRPGLMNVKQVEEIQDNILRALEFHLQSNHPDAQYLFPKLLQKMADLRQLVTEHAQLVQKIKKTETETSLHPLLQEIYKDMY, encoded by the exons ATGGAACAACTACAGGAGGAAGTACCTGAGGtcaaggaagaggaagaggaagaggcagTGATGGTGGCAAGTGGAGCCTCAGACCCAACTGGAGGACCAGACAGCTCGCTGCCTTCGAGCAGCTGCACAG aCCTGTCACAGAGCTCCTCTCCCTCGCTGTCGGACCAGCTGCAGATGGGATGCGAGGAGGCGGCGCTGGGAGCGCTGAATGTGGAGTGCAGGGTCTGTGGGGACAAAGCCTCGGGCTTCCACTACGGCGTGCACGCCTGTGAGGGCTGCAAG ggttTCTTCCGCCGGACGATCCGCATGAAGCTGGAGTACGAGAAGTGTGAGAGGAGCTGCAAGATTCAGAAGAAGAACAGAAACAAGTGCCAGTACTGCCGCTTCCAGAAATGCCTCTCGCTGGGCATGTCACACAATG CAATCCGCTTTGGGCGCATGCCAGAGGCAGAGAAGAGGaagctggtggcagggctgaCAGCGAGCGAGATCGGCTGCCAGAACCCACAGGTGGCTGACCTGAAAGCTTTCTCCAAGCACATCTACAACGCCTACCTGAAGAATTTCAACATGACCAAAAAGAAGGCAAGAGGTATCCTGACCGGCAaggccagcagcacccca CCTTTTGTGATCCATGACATGGACACGTTGTGGCAGGCAGAGAAGGGGCTGGTGTGGAAGCAGCTGGTGAACGGCATCCCCCCCTACAAGGAGATCGGGGTGCACGTGTTCTACCGCTGCCAGTGCACCACGGTGGAGACCGTGCGGGAGCTCACCGAGTTCGCCAAGAGCATCCCCAGCTTCGTCGGCCTCTACCTCAACGACCAAGTGACTCTGCTCAAGTACGGGGTGCACGAGGCCATCTTTGCCATGCTGGCCTCCATCATGAACAAGGACGGGCTGCTGGTGGCCAACGGCAACGGCTTTGTGACCCGCGAGTTCCTGCGCAGCCTGCGCAAGCCCTTCAATGAGATCATGGAGCCCAAATTCGAGTTTGCTGTGAAGTTCAACGCGCTGGAGCTGGATGACAGTGACCTGTCCCTGTTTGTGGCTGCCATCATCCTGTGTGGAG ACCGCCCTGGCCTGATGAACGTGAAGCAGGTGGAGGAGATCCAAGACAACATCCTGCGAGCGCTGGAGTTCCACCTGCAGTCCAACCACCCCGATGCCCAGTACCTCTTCCCCAAGCTGCTGCAGAAGATGGCTGACCTGCGACAGCTGGTGACAGAGCACGCCCAGCTGGTGCAGAAGATCAAGaagacagagacagagacatCTCTGCACCCACTTCTGCAGGAGATCTACAAGGACATGTACTAA
- the PPARD gene encoding peroxisome proliferator-activated receptor delta isoform X2, whose amino-acid sequence MVASGASDPTGGPDSSLPSSSCTDLSQSSSPSLSDQLQMGCEEAALGALNVECRVCGDKASGFHYGVHACEGCKGFFRRTIRMKLEYEKCERSCKIQKKNRNKCQYCRFQKCLSLGMSHNAIRFGRMPEAEKRKLVAGLTASEIGCQNPQVADLKAFSKHIYNAYLKNFNMTKKKARGILTGKASSTPPFVIHDMDTLWQAEKGLVWKQLVNGIPPYKEIGVHVFYRCQCTTVETVRELTEFAKSIPSFVGLYLNDQVTLLKYGVHEAIFAMLASIMNKDGLLVANGNGFVTREFLRSLRKPFNEIMEPKFEFAVKFNALELDDSDLSLFVAAIILCGDRPGLMNVKQVEEIQDNILRALEFHLQSNHPDAQYLFPKLLQKMADLRQLVTEHAQLVQKIKKTETETSLHPLLQEIYKDMY is encoded by the exons ATGGTGGCAAGTGGAGCCTCAGACCCAACTGGAGGACCAGACAGCTCGCTGCCTTCGAGCAGCTGCACAG aCCTGTCACAGAGCTCCTCTCCCTCGCTGTCGGACCAGCTGCAGATGGGATGCGAGGAGGCGGCGCTGGGAGCGCTGAATGTGGAGTGCAGGGTCTGTGGGGACAAAGCCTCGGGCTTCCACTACGGCGTGCACGCCTGTGAGGGCTGCAAG ggttTCTTCCGCCGGACGATCCGCATGAAGCTGGAGTACGAGAAGTGTGAGAGGAGCTGCAAGATTCAGAAGAAGAACAGAAACAAGTGCCAGTACTGCCGCTTCCAGAAATGCCTCTCGCTGGGCATGTCACACAATG CAATCCGCTTTGGGCGCATGCCAGAGGCAGAGAAGAGGaagctggtggcagggctgaCAGCGAGCGAGATCGGCTGCCAGAACCCACAGGTGGCTGACCTGAAAGCTTTCTCCAAGCACATCTACAACGCCTACCTGAAGAATTTCAACATGACCAAAAAGAAGGCAAGAGGTATCCTGACCGGCAaggccagcagcacccca CCTTTTGTGATCCATGACATGGACACGTTGTGGCAGGCAGAGAAGGGGCTGGTGTGGAAGCAGCTGGTGAACGGCATCCCCCCCTACAAGGAGATCGGGGTGCACGTGTTCTACCGCTGCCAGTGCACCACGGTGGAGACCGTGCGGGAGCTCACCGAGTTCGCCAAGAGCATCCCCAGCTTCGTCGGCCTCTACCTCAACGACCAAGTGACTCTGCTCAAGTACGGGGTGCACGAGGCCATCTTTGCCATGCTGGCCTCCATCATGAACAAGGACGGGCTGCTGGTGGCCAACGGCAACGGCTTTGTGACCCGCGAGTTCCTGCGCAGCCTGCGCAAGCCCTTCAATGAGATCATGGAGCCCAAATTCGAGTTTGCTGTGAAGTTCAACGCGCTGGAGCTGGATGACAGTGACCTGTCCCTGTTTGTGGCTGCCATCATCCTGTGTGGAG ACCGCCCTGGCCTGATGAACGTGAAGCAGGTGGAGGAGATCCAAGACAACATCCTGCGAGCGCTGGAGTTCCACCTGCAGTCCAACCACCCCGATGCCCAGTACCTCTTCCCCAAGCTGCTGCAGAAGATGGCTGACCTGCGACAGCTGGTGACAGAGCACGCCCAGCTGGTGCAGAAGATCAAGaagacagagacagagacatCTCTGCACCCACTTCTGCAGGAGATCTACAAGGACATGTACTAA